Proteins from a single region of Styela clava chromosome 1, kaStyClav1.hap1.2, whole genome shotgun sequence:
- the LOC120338786 gene encoding golgin subfamily A member 2-like, with translation MDREAKLAAAKKKLRQFKKKKGLNKSPKSAENSETSSTTSDRPTPTSTPTQNHADDILEIEKSEKFIDEKFELLRNANSDNLSESTAATTESILQVSAKLNGIAAEAAMFIDDASSNHSSEEKFQIIDHPKPEEPEQQNVISALEVRNQELASKLASFSQDNEVLRGHCQNLSDQVQLMQKQLEAKTESENRQFEDENVFQEKLQVQMQTISVLVSEKQDLHQELLMLRSELHNRNIQHEKNVEEMQTMREKLASCVRDLQSKTDEYHHLERNNIHLQSQNSDYNQELIQTKQILENEKMQSTELMGKLQTKVVEFNELYRTHVDLKERFEMADVLLQQMSANNNADAASQLRNIQQENETLKTRCLDYQQAFEQMNAEREQLDTQYNDTRKKWENDLQNLQQKISLLENEKQDLYQQCMNLHESLKTLNEKQNEEKNETLDNTENNIDNINDAVNEEKQKAATIQNNLREEITAQQNTNQYLSHLVQEKETRIYELENELDQVKSSINEHEQLLDNARSDKVAISRALLQNKQLKEQLEEIQDGFVRMSNDKMDLATNVISLEHVNKDLQLKYDQSEELQEQLRQELQRYQLGMHRLQEQNSNLQSHLNAAQSSHQNGVAQPPENSQIEALQHMIAQLQNENQNLQEKLNSVIVINQTESNSEIEHASTNTDIINDASHDRITENDSTKIPEPENETMATDEDMHTEHNTVSHVQNHFTYQIENNGVQLDAMAILQEKFTAVMKEKADLLNRLELMEHANTQLQNECDTIGEYIALYHNQRQILKQRHKEKDKYISNIIQEREAMQGKVEQLQTLIVAVLNNRQNGDVDFSASPPRLDESYTTIESENQQIIDPKSSLMQEQPDLVPKSDISRDNDLTTPTRSPVPGHLDKVRTTSESSDNATTTQILTLLEQMQKPIDPGVLSKTSIPSGFCMHYIGPYTAI, from the coding sequence ATGGATCGAGAAGCTAAATTAGCTGCCGCAAAAAAGAAATTGCGgcaatttaaaaagaaaaagggATTGAACAAGTCTCCGAAATCAGCAGAAAATTCAGAAACTAGTTCCACAACATCTGATCGTCCCACACCCACGTCAACACCTACTCAAAACCACGCTGATGATattttagaaattgaaaaatctgaaaaattcaTTGACGAAAAGTTTGAATTATTGAGAAATGCTAATAGTGATAATCTGTCAGAAAGCACTGCCGCGACGACAGAAAGTATTCTCCAAGTTTCCGCAAAATTAAACGGAATTGCCGCTGAAGCAGCCATGTTTATTGATGATGCAAGTAGCAATCACAGCAGCgaagaaaaatttcaaattatcgACCACCCTAAGCCAGAAGAACCTGAACAGCAAAACGTTATATCTGCGTTAGAAGTCCGAAATCAAGAACTTGCTTCCAAATTAGCGTCATTTTCTCAAGACAATGAAGTCTTGCGCGGACATTGTCAAAACTTATCAGATCAAGTGCAATTGATGCAAAAACAATTAGAAGCAAAAACGGAATCGGAAAATAGACAATTTGAAGATGAAAACGTTTTTCAAGAAAAGCTACAAGTTCAAATGCAAACGATTAGCGTTCTTGTCTCGGAAAAGCAAGATTTACATCAGGAATTACTAATGTTAAGATCGGAATTACACAACCGAAATATTCAACACgaaaaaaatgttgaagaaatgCAAACTATGCGAGAAAAGTTAGCTTCTTGTGTAAGAGACTTACAATCAAAAACAGACGAATATCATCACCTTGAAAGAAATAATATTCATCTTCAATCGCAGAATTCAGATTATAATCAAGAATTGATTCAAACGAAACAGATATTAGAAAACGAAAAAATGCAATCTACTGAATTAATGGGAAAATTACAAACTAAAGTCGTGGAATTTAACGAATTATATAGAACACATGTCGACTTGAAGGAACGTTTTGAAATGGCCGATGTGTTACTCCAACAAATGTCAGCGAATAATAATGCTGATGCTGCTTCTCAACTTAGGAATATACAACAAGAAAACGAAACTCTGAAAACTAGGTGTCTTGATTACCAACAAGCTTTCGAACAGATGAACGCAGAACGTGAACAACTGGATACACAATATAATGATACACGAAAAAAATGGGAGAACgatttacaaaatttacagcaaaaaatatcattgcttgaaaatgaaaaacaagatTTGTATCAGCAATGCATGAATTTGCATGAATCATTGAAAACGCTGAATGAAAAACAGAATGAAGAGAAAAATGAAACGCTGGATAATACGGAAAATAACATTGATAACATAAATGATGCTGTAAATGAAGAAAAACAAAAGGCTGCAACCATACAAAATAATCTCCGAGAGGAAATTACAGCGCAACAGAACACTAACCAATATCTGTCACATTTAGTACAAGAAAAAGAAACTCGTATTTACGAGCTTGAAAACGAGCTTGATCAAGTAAAATCATCTATAAACGAACATGAACAGTTGTTAGATAATGCCCGAAGCGATAAAGTAGCAATTTCTCGAGCATTGTTACAAAACAAGCAACTGAAAGAACAACTAGAAGAAATACAGGATGGTTTTGTACGAATGAGTAACGACAAAATGGATCTTGCTACCAACGTGATTTCGCTTGAACATGTAAATAAAGACTTGCAACTAAAGTATGATCAGAGTGAGGAATTACAAGAACAATTAAGACAAGAATTACAAAGGTACCAATTGGGAATGCATCGCTTGCAGGAACAAAATTCTAATTTACAATCGCATTTGAATGCTGCACAATCATCTCATCAAAATGGAGTTGCGCAACCACCTGAAAACTCACAAATTGAGGCCTTACAACATATGATAGCCCAATTGCAAAACGAAAACCAAAATTTACAAGAAAAATTAAATTCTGTTATAGTAATTAACCAAACTGAAAGTAACTCAGAAATAGAACATGCCAGTACAAATACAGATATAATCAATGATGCGTCACATGACAGAATTACAGAAAACGATTCTACCAAAATACCAGAACCAGAAAACGAGACAATGGCAACAGATGAAGATATGCATACTGAACATAACACCGTATCACATGTTCAGAATCATTTTACCtatcaaattgaaaacaatggtGTACAACTTGATGCAATGGCCATTCTACAAGAAAAATTTACTGCCGTAATGAAAGAGAAGGCGGATTTGTTGAATCGTTTAGAACTTATGGAACACGCAAATACTCAACTACAGAACGAATGCGACACAATTGGAGAATATATAGCATTATATCATAATCAGAGGCAGATATTGAAGCAGCGACACAAAGAAAAAGATAAGTATATTTCGAACATCATACAAGAACGCGAAGCGATGCAAGGAAAAGTCGAACAGTTACAAACACTGATCGTAGCCGTGCTTAACAATCGCCAAAATGGGGATGTTGATTTTTCTGCATCCCCACCAAGGTTAGATGAATCCTACACAACGATCGAATCTGAAAACCAACAAATTATAGATCCAAAATCATCATTGATGCAAGAGCAGCCAGATCTTGTACCGAAGTCTGATATTTCTAGGGATAACGATTTAACAACACCAACACGTAGCCCTGTACCTGGACATCTAGATAAAGTAAGAACTACATCTGAATCTTCTGATAATGCCACAACTACACAAATTTTAACTCTACTTGAGCAAATGCAAAAACCTATTGATCCTGGTGTGTTGAGCAAAACATCAATTCCTAGTGGCTTTTGTATGCATTACATAGGACCTTATACtgctatttaa